In Pseudomonas fakonensis, one DNA window encodes the following:
- a CDS encoding efflux transporter outer membrane subunit: MPRRNVRALQALSACALCFTLSGCIGTWGIAPQSKTLKANQLATDDAIREAARDAHWPAQQWWRAYGDPQLNDWVSQALAGSPSLAMAAARVREAKALAGVVESAEKLQANGTATLKRHNWPEDQFYGPGALSGANTWDNNAAIGFSYALDLWGRERNASEQAVDQAHMSVAEARQAQLELENNVVRSYIQLSLHYARRDIVLAELAQQEQIVALAKRRLDGGIGTHFEVSQAEAPLPETHRQLDSLNEEIALTRNQLAALAGKGPGQGARLQRPALSLGAPLALPSNLPAELVGQRPDVVASRWQVAAQARGIDVAHAGFFPNVDLVGSLGFMATGGGPLEFLTGRKFNYNVGPAISLPVFDGGRLRSQLGVASAGYDVAVARYNQTVIGALKNISDQLIRRESMREQAHFAAQSVAAAQKTYDIATVAFQRGLTDYLNVLNAQTLLFRQQQVQQQVQAARLVAHAELVTALGGGLQAGDDVPDEQHQAAPKTPAALTLFDKAGHAR; the protein is encoded by the coding sequence GTGCCGCGTCGCAACGTCAGAGCGCTCCAAGCGCTCAGTGCCTGTGCCCTTTGTTTCACCTTGAGCGGCTGTATCGGAACCTGGGGCATCGCCCCGCAAAGCAAGACCCTTAAGGCCAACCAACTCGCCACCGACGATGCAATCCGCGAGGCCGCCCGTGATGCCCACTGGCCCGCCCAGCAGTGGTGGCGTGCCTATGGCGACCCGCAGTTGAATGATTGGGTTTCCCAGGCTCTGGCCGGCAGCCCCAGCCTCGCCATGGCCGCTGCCCGGGTGCGCGAGGCCAAGGCCCTGGCCGGGGTGGTGGAGTCGGCCGAAAAACTCCAGGCCAACGGCACGGCCACACTCAAGCGCCACAACTGGCCCGAGGATCAGTTCTACGGCCCGGGCGCGTTGTCTGGTGCCAATACCTGGGACAACAACGCCGCCATCGGCTTCAGCTATGCGCTGGACCTGTGGGGCCGCGAGCGCAATGCCAGCGAGCAGGCCGTGGACCAGGCGCACATGAGCGTTGCCGAGGCGCGCCAGGCCCAGCTGGAGCTGGAGAACAACGTGGTGCGCAGTTACATCCAGCTGAGCCTGCACTACGCCCGGCGCGATATCGTGCTGGCCGAACTCGCCCAGCAGGAGCAGATCGTCGCCCTGGCCAAGCGCCGCCTGGACGGTGGCATCGGCACCCATTTCGAAGTGAGCCAGGCCGAGGCGCCGCTGCCGGAAACCCACCGCCAGCTCGACAGCCTCAATGAAGAAATCGCCCTGACCCGCAACCAGCTGGCCGCCCTGGCCGGCAAGGGCCCGGGGCAGGGCGCCAGGTTGCAGCGCCCGGCCCTGAGCCTTGGTGCGCCGCTGGCGCTGCCATCGAACCTGCCCGCCGAACTGGTCGGCCAGCGCCCCGACGTGGTCGCCAGCCGCTGGCAGGTGGCGGCCCAAGCCCGTGGTATCGACGTGGCCCACGCGGGCTTTTTCCCCAACGTCGACCTGGTCGGCAGCCTCGGCTTCATGGCCACCGGCGGCGGCCCGCTGGAATTTCTTACCGGGCGCAAGTTCAACTACAACGTGGGACCTGCCATCAGCTTGCCGGTCTTCGACGGCGGCCGCCTGCGCTCGCAACTGGGCGTAGCCTCGGCCGGCTATGACGTGGCTGTGGCCCGCTACAACCAGACGGTGATCGGCGCGCTGAAGAACATCTCCGACCAGTTGATCCGCCGCGAGTCGATGCGGGAGCAGGCGCACTTCGCCGCACAAAGCGTCGCCGCTGCGCAGAAGACCTACGACATCGCCACCGTCGCCTTCCAGCGTGGCCTCACCGATTACCTCAACGTGCTCAACGCGCAGACTTTGCTGTTCCGCCAGCAGCAGGTGCAGCAGCAGGTTCAAGCCGCACGCCTGGTGGCCCACGCCGAGCTGGTCACCGCCCTGGGTGGCGGCCTGCAGGCCGGCGACGACGTCCCCGACGAGCAGCACCAGGCAGCGCCGAAAACCCCTGCCGCGCTGACCCTGTTCGACAAGGCGGGCCACGCCCGATGA
- a CDS encoding efflux RND transporter periplasmic adaptor subunit — MKKFFSLIATLLVLTAAVVIGRQLWLHYMTTPWTRDGRVRADIINVAADVPGYVVDVPVKDNQQVKKGDVLMRIDAEHYQLAVDQAKAMVASRKATWEMRKVNARRRADMDNLVISKENRDDASNIASSALADYQHAQAELAAAELNLKRTEIIATVDGYVTNLNIHKGDYARTGEAVMAVVDEHSFWVYGFFEETKLPHVKVGDKAELQMMSGERLNGHVESIARGIYDRDNPQSRELVADVNPTFNWVRLAQRVPVRIHIDEVPEGYLLAAGTTCTVVVKPAATEN; from the coding sequence ATGAAAAAGTTCTTCAGCCTGATCGCCACCCTGCTGGTGCTGACTGCTGCCGTGGTGATCGGCCGGCAGTTGTGGCTGCACTACATGACCACCCCCTGGACCCGCGACGGGCGCGTGCGCGCCGACATCATCAACGTGGCCGCCGATGTGCCGGGCTATGTGGTGGATGTGCCGGTAAAAGACAACCAGCAGGTGAAGAAGGGCGACGTGCTGATGCGCATCGACGCCGAGCACTACCAGCTGGCGGTGGACCAGGCCAAGGCCATGGTCGCCTCGCGCAAGGCCACCTGGGAGATGCGCAAGGTCAACGCCAGGCGCCGCGCCGACATGGACAACCTGGTGATCTCCAAGGAGAACCGCGACGACGCCAGCAACATCGCAAGCTCGGCCCTGGCCGACTACCAGCACGCCCAGGCCGAGCTGGCCGCCGCCGAGCTGAACCTCAAACGCACCGAAATCATCGCCACCGTCGATGGCTACGTGACCAACCTGAACATCCACAAGGGCGACTACGCCCGTACCGGCGAGGCGGTGATGGCGGTGGTGGATGAGCATTCGTTCTGGGTGTATGGCTTTTTCGAAGAAACCAAGCTGCCCCACGTGAAAGTGGGCGACAAGGCCGAGCTGCAGATGATGAGCGGCGAGCGCCTGAATGGCCATGTTGAGAGCATCGCCCGCGGCATCTACGACCGCGACAACCCGCAAAGCCGCGAGCTGGTTGCCGATGTGAACCCGACCTTCAACTGGGTGCGCCTGGCCCAGCGGGTGCCGGTGCGCATTCACATCGATGAAGTGCCCGAGGGGTATCTGCTGGCGGCGGGGACGACTTGTACGGTGGTGGTGAAACCGGCCGCTACAGAGAACTGA
- a CDS encoding glucosyltransferase domain-containing protein — protein MSAVSQPGSLSRNGEVPSPPVLYLICLLAIGVHVLPLVLADMPYIDDYWRAQAAGTGWLGEGRALTQWFYELLTFSGAGPNIFPLPLLIAVAVTAHALVRLIQRFFTVPRAVDALVVLPLWYNPFFLQNLTFQYDGPTMALGMAAMIYAVTLEPRRMGAWLGGAVLVGVGLGFYQVTLNLFVGLCCLDVLRALRLGEAAWPLLARRVCQLLIGCAVYALLALPFMTDPRQALLPLDGNLLLVVVQRLHVLGAKVALLLATPANQLVALALAGLALLGAGADLLRILRGQHAWVKTLAGACCYLLAIVGVPAAVSGFMLMFAGEMYQGFRTLMGFGCVLMLLFYLAQRPLAAWHRHAPWLLVIPLLSMLALAYAHGRNLQAQGELGKALSYYLGQDILSHREFEHVQVFYLIDPDDSDGWLPAAVGADARLPVLKYIRQSNYMLFPQMMNRAGIERFYTPAHFKSAPPNGWGRDDVVAHAGAAVLRRPFYDIYLVGDDAYVLLNSRRKEPAAP, from the coding sequence ATGAGTGCGGTTTCCCAGCCGGGGAGCCTTTCCAGGAACGGAGAGGTTCCCAGCCCCCCTGTGCTTTACCTGATTTGCCTGCTGGCCATCGGCGTGCATGTGCTGCCGCTTGTTCTGGCGGACATGCCATACATAGACGACTATTGGCGGGCCCAGGCTGCGGGTACTGGTTGGTTGGGTGAAGGGCGTGCACTGACCCAATGGTTTTATGAGCTGCTGACGTTCAGCGGTGCTGGCCCCAACATCTTCCCGCTACCGTTGCTGATTGCCGTGGCGGTAACCGCTCATGCCCTGGTGCGCCTGATCCAGCGTTTTTTCACGGTGCCCCGAGCCGTTGATGCACTGGTGGTGCTGCCACTCTGGTACAACCCGTTCTTCTTGCAAAACCTCACCTTCCAGTACGACGGCCCGACCATGGCGCTCGGTATGGCCGCGATGATTTATGCCGTGACGCTGGAGCCTCGGCGCATGGGGGCCTGGCTTGGCGGGGCCGTACTGGTGGGGGTGGGGCTTGGGTTCTATCAGGTGACGCTCAACCTGTTCGTCGGCCTTTGCTGCCTGGACGTGCTGCGCGCCTTGCGCCTGGGGGAAGCCGCTTGGCCCCTGCTGGCCAGGCGTGTGTGCCAGTTGCTGATCGGGTGCGCGGTGTATGCACTTCTGGCGTTACCCTTCATGACCGACCCGCGCCAGGCGCTGTTGCCGTTGGACGGCAATCTGCTGTTGGTGGTGGTTCAGCGCCTGCACGTGCTGGGCGCAAAGGTCGCTTTGCTGTTGGCGACCCCGGCCAATCAACTGGTTGCGCTGGCTCTGGCTGGCCTTGCCCTGCTGGGGGCCGGGGCGGATCTGTTGCGCATCTTGCGAGGGCAGCATGCCTGGGTCAAAACCTTGGCTGGTGCCTGCTGTTATCTGCTGGCGATAGTTGGCGTGCCCGCTGCCGTCTCGGGTTTCATGCTGATGTTCGCAGGTGAGATGTATCAGGGCTTTCGGACGTTGATGGGGTTCGGCTGTGTGCTGATGCTGCTGTTCTATCTGGCCCAGAGGCCCCTGGCCGCCTGGCACCGGCATGCCCCTTGGCTGCTCGTGATCCCGCTGTTGTCGATGCTGGCCCTGGCCTATGCCCATGGTCGCAACCTGCAGGCGCAGGGCGAACTGGGCAAGGCGTTGAGCTACTACCTTGGGCAGGACATTCTCAGCCACCGCGAGTTCGAGCATGTACAGGTGTTCTACCTGATCGACCCCGATGACTCGGACGGTTGGCTGCCAGCGGCCGTGGGGGCGGACGCACGCCTGCCGGTACTCAAGTACATTCGCCAGAGCAACTACATGCTCTTCCCGCAGATGATGAACAGGGCCGGGATCGAGCGTTTTTACACGCCGGCTCATTTCAAGAGCGCGCCGCCCAATGGATGGGGCAGGGATGATGTTGTCGCCCATGCGGGTGCTGCCGTTTTGCGCCGCCCTTTTTATGACATCTATCTGGTTGGCGATGACGCCTACGTACTGCTGAACAGCCGACGCAAGGAGCCGGCTGCGCCATGA
- a CDS encoding LysR family transcriptional regulator, translating to MDTLQNMRAFSCVAQLGSFTAAAAQLDTTTANVSRAVSNLEAHLQTRLLNRTTRRIALTEAGKRYLMRCEQILTFVEEAEAEASDAHARPAGQLKVHSMTGVGQHFVVDAITRYRDSHPDVTFDLTMANRVPDLLEEGYDVSIVLATELPDSGFVSQRLGITYSIVCASPAYVARNGFANRPADLLKHSCLRMVSPVIPLEKWLFDGPEGQEMVNITSSPFQVNSADAMKTAIRAGMGVGVLPIYSAIDGLRDGSLVRILPEYRLQELNLYAIYPSRQYLDAKIKTWVEYLRNSLPEILAAHEADLKTHELHIAN from the coding sequence ATGGACACCCTGCAAAACATGCGTGCTTTCAGTTGCGTAGCCCAGCTCGGCAGCTTCACCGCTGCCGCGGCGCAACTGGATACGACCACCGCCAACGTGTCGCGGGCGGTCTCCAACCTGGAAGCCCACTTGCAAACCCGCCTGCTCAACCGCACCACCCGGCGCATTGCGCTGACCGAGGCAGGCAAGCGCTACCTGATGCGCTGCGAACAGATCCTCACCTTCGTCGAAGAAGCCGAAGCCGAGGCCAGCGATGCCCACGCCCGCCCCGCCGGGCAGTTGAAGGTGCATTCGATGACTGGTGTGGGCCAGCACTTCGTGGTCGATGCCATCACCCGCTACCGCGACTCGCACCCGGACGTGACCTTCGACCTGACCATGGCCAACCGCGTGCCCGACTTGCTCGAAGAGGGCTACGACGTGTCCATCGTGCTGGCCACCGAGCTGCCCGACTCGGGCTTCGTTTCGCAGCGCCTGGGCATCACCTACAGCATCGTCTGCGCATCGCCCGCCTATGTGGCGCGCAACGGCTTCGCCAACCGCCCGGCCGACCTGCTCAAGCATTCGTGCCTGCGCATGGTCAGCCCGGTGATCCCGCTGGAAAAATGGCTGTTCGACGGCCCCGAAGGGCAGGAGATGGTCAACATCACCAGCTCGCCGTTCCAGGTGAACTCGGCCGATGCCATGAAGACTGCAATCCGCGCCGGCATGGGCGTGGGCGTGCTGCCGATCTACTCGGCCATCGACGGCCTGCGCGACGGCAGCCTGGTGCGCATCCTGCCGGAGTACCGCCTGCAGGAGCTGAACCTGTACGCCATCTACCCCTCGCGCCAGTACCTGGATGCGAAGATCAAGACCTGGGTCGAGTACCTGCGCAACTCGCTGCCGGAGATTCTCGCCGCGCACGAGGCCGACCTGAAGACTCACGAGCTGCACATCGCCAATTGA
- a CDS encoding GtrA family protein, with amino-acid sequence MSVPRQLQRYSMIGVLNTLAHWLTFLLLSLVLGLNQALSNLLAFIVAASLSYSLNARYTFVVPPNRRRYAMFLCGMGSLSLAIGALADQVQLPPWLTLLVFTLVSLLVGYAFSHAVVFKRREP; translated from the coding sequence ATGAGTGTGCCAAGACAGTTGCAGCGTTACTCAATGATTGGCGTGCTCAACACCCTGGCGCATTGGCTGACCTTTCTGCTGCTGTCCCTGGTGTTGGGGCTGAACCAGGCTTTGAGCAATCTATTGGCTTTCATCGTGGCAGCGAGCCTGTCGTACAGCCTGAATGCCCGCTACACCTTCGTCGTGCCCCCCAACAGGCGGCGCTACGCGATGTTCCTGTGTGGAATGGGAAGCCTGAGCCTGGCGATCGGAGCCCTGGCCGATCAGGTCCAGCTACCGCCTTGGTTGACCCTATTGGTCTTCACCCTGGTCAGCCTGCTGGTGGGGTATGCCTTTTCACATGCAGTGGTGTTCAAGCGGAGGGAGCCATGA
- a CDS encoding DMT family transporter — MNLSLYLLTVLIWGTTWIALKLQLGVVAIPVSIVYRFALAGLILFGILLLTRRLQPMNRRGHLVCLAQGFCLFCVNFMCFLTASQWVASGLIAVVFSTATLWNALNARIFFGQKIAANVLAGGAMGLVGLGLLFWPELSHHSASRETLYGLGLALLGTLCFSAGNMLSSMQQKAGLKPMTTNAWGMAYGASMLALYCLFSGIPFAMEWNTRYIGSLLYLVIPGSVIGFTAYLTLVGRMGPERAAYCTVLFPLVALNVSAYAEGYVWTAPALLGLVAVMAGNVLVFRKPKALASNRPLVPGRT; from the coding sequence ATGAACCTGTCGCTGTACCTGCTCACCGTGCTCATCTGGGGCACCACCTGGATCGCCCTGAAACTGCAACTGGGGGTGGTCGCCATCCCGGTGTCGATCGTCTACCGCTTCGCCCTGGCCGGGCTGATCCTGTTCGGCATTTTGCTGCTGACCCGGCGCCTGCAACCGATGAACCGGCGCGGCCACCTGGTGTGCCTGGCCCAGGGTTTTTGCCTGTTCTGCGTCAACTTCATGTGTTTTTTAACGGCCAGCCAGTGGGTCGCCAGCGGCCTGATCGCCGTGGTGTTCTCCACCGCCACCTTGTGGAACGCGCTGAACGCGCGGATTTTCTTCGGCCAGAAGATCGCCGCCAATGTGCTCGCCGGCGGTGCCATGGGCCTGGTCGGGCTGGGGCTGTTGTTCTGGCCCGAGCTCAGCCACCACAGTGCCAGCCGCGAAACCCTCTACGGCCTGGGCCTGGCGCTGCTCGGCACGCTGTGCTTCTCGGCCGGCAACATGCTCTCCAGCATGCAGCAAAAAGCCGGGCTCAAGCCCATGACCACCAACGCCTGGGGCATGGCCTACGGCGCCTCGATGCTGGCGCTGTACTGCCTGTTCAGCGGTATCCCGTTCGCCATGGAATGGAACACCCGCTACATCGGCTCGCTGCTGTACCTGGTGATCCCGGGGTCGGTGATCGGCTTCACCGCCTACCTCACCCTGGTTGGGCGCATGGGGCCGGAGCGCGCGGCCTATTGCACCGTATTGTTCCCGTTGGTGGCGCTGAACGTGTCGGCCTATGCCGAAGGCTATGTGTGGACGGCGCCGGCGCTGCTGGGGCTGGTGGCGGTGATGGCGGGCAATGTGCTGGTGTTTCGCAAGCCCAAAGCGCTTGCCAGTAACCGCCCGCTGGTGCCAGGGCGCACCTGA
- a CDS encoding glycosyltransferase family 2 protein, which translates to MNITLIVPVYNEQATLEAFYRAVRSEPTLQGMTVEILFVNDGSDDESEAICASLAQRDEWVTVINFSRNFGKESALFAGLEYAEGDAVVPIDVDLQDPIELIAQMVERWQDGADVVLAKRRSRATDTPLKRWTARLYYRLHNRIASTHIEENVGDFRLLDRKVVAAIRQLPEQQLFMKGVLSWVGFRTEIVEYDRPQRTAGNSKFGFWRLWNLALDGITSFSTVPLRLWTYVGTGVSLLALLYAAFLVIDKLVFGNDLPGYPSLMTAILFLGGVQLIGIGILGEYIGRIYQETKHRPRYVVRKVLGRRRQPR; encoded by the coding sequence ATGAACATTACCCTGATCGTGCCGGTGTACAACGAACAGGCCACCCTCGAGGCCTTCTACCGCGCCGTGCGCAGCGAGCCGACCCTGCAGGGCATGACGGTGGAGATCTTGTTCGTCAACGATGGCAGCGACGACGAAAGCGAAGCGATTTGCGCCTCGCTGGCACAGCGTGACGAGTGGGTGACGGTGATCAACTTTTCACGCAACTTCGGCAAGGAATCGGCGTTGTTCGCAGGCCTCGAGTACGCCGAAGGCGACGCCGTGGTGCCCATCGACGTGGACCTGCAAGACCCCATCGAGCTTATCGCGCAAATGGTCGAGCGTTGGCAGGACGGCGCCGACGTGGTGCTGGCCAAGCGCCGCAGCCGTGCCACCGACACCCCGCTCAAGCGCTGGACTGCGCGGCTTTACTACCGCCTGCACAACCGCATCGCCTCCACCCACATCGAGGAGAACGTCGGCGATTTTCGCCTGCTCGACCGCAAGGTGGTGGCAGCCATCCGCCAGTTGCCCGAACAGCAGTTGTTCATGAAAGGGGTGTTGTCGTGGGTGGGGTTTCGCACCGAGATCGTCGAGTACGACCGCCCGCAGCGCACTGCGGGTAACAGCAAGTTCGGCTTCTGGCGGTTGTGGAACCTGGCGCTGGACGGCATCACCTCGTTCAGCACGGTGCCGCTGCGGTTGTGGACCTACGTCGGCACCGGCGTGTCGTTGCTGGCGTTGCTGTATGCGGCGTTTCTGGTGATCGACAAGCTGGTGTTTGGCAATGACCTGCCGGGGTATCCGTCGCTGATGACGGCGATCCTGTTCCTGGGCGGGGTACAGTTGATCGGCATTGGCATATTGGGGGAGTACATCGGGCGCATCTACCAGGAGACCAAGCACCGGCCGCGCTATGTGGTGCGCAAGGTGCTGGGCCGGCGGCGCCAGCCCAGGTGA
- a CDS encoding 2-hydroxyacid dehydrogenase produces the protein MKKTVLAFSRITPAMAERLQQDFNVILPNPKLGDINAQFNEALPQAHGLIGVGRKLGRAQLEGAGKLEVVSSVSVGYDNYDLDYFNERGIALTNTPDVLTESTADLGFSLIMGCARRTAELDAWTKAGQWQATVGPAHFGSDVHGKTLGIVGLGNIGAAVARRGRFGFNMNILYAGNSRKAALEQELGAQYRSLEQLLAEADFVCIVVPLSDATRKLIGARELKLMKPSAFLINIARGPVVDEAALVEALQNGTIRGAGLDVYEKEPLSDSPLFKLPNALTLPHIGSATAETREAMANRAMQNLRAALLGERPQDLVNPQVWKG, from the coding sequence ATGAAAAAGACCGTCCTGGCCTTCAGCCGCATCACCCCCGCCATGGCCGAGCGCCTGCAGCAAGACTTCAACGTGATCCTGCCCAACCCGAAACTGGGCGACATCAACGCCCAGTTCAACGAAGCCCTGCCCCAGGCCCACGGCCTGATCGGCGTTGGCCGCAAGCTTGGCCGCGCGCAGCTCGAAGGCGCAGGCAAGCTTGAGGTGGTGTCCAGCGTGTCGGTGGGCTACGACAACTACGACCTGGACTACTTCAACGAGCGCGGCATCGCCCTGACCAACACCCCCGACGTGCTCACCGAAAGCACGGCAGACCTTGGCTTTTCGCTGATCATGGGCTGCGCCCGGCGTACCGCCGAGCTGGACGCCTGGACCAAGGCCGGCCAATGGCAGGCCACCGTGGGCCCGGCGCATTTTGGCAGCGACGTGCACGGCAAGACCCTGGGCATCGTTGGCCTGGGCAACATCGGCGCCGCCGTGGCCCGCCGCGGGCGCTTCGGTTTCAACATGAACATTTTGTACGCCGGCAACAGCCGCAAGGCGGCGCTGGAGCAGGAGCTCGGCGCGCAATACCGCAGCCTCGAGCAGTTGCTGGCCGAGGCCGATTTCGTCTGCATCGTGGTGCCGCTGTCCGATGCCACGCGCAAGCTGATCGGCGCCCGCGAGCTGAAGCTGATGAAGCCCAGCGCGTTTTTGATCAACATCGCCCGTGGGCCGGTGGTGGATGAAGCAGCGCTGGTCGAGGCACTGCAAAACGGCACCATTCGTGGCGCCGGCCTGGATGTGTACGAGAAGGAGCCGCTGAGCGATTCGCCGCTGTTCAAGCTGCCCAACGCCCTGACCCTGCCGCACATCGGCTCGGCCACCGCCGAGACCCGCGAAGCCATGGCCAACCGGGCGATGCAAAACCTGCGCGCAGCCTTGCTGGGCGAGCGGCCGCAGGACCTGGTGAACCCGCAGGTGTGGAAGGGCTGA
- a CDS encoding DUF1656 domain-containing protein: MPREIAFHGVYMPTMTLMFLFALGLAWGLDRFIASHDGYRFFWHPALLRLSLFVCLFGALALSLYW; the protein is encoded by the coding sequence ATGCCCCGTGAAATCGCCTTCCATGGCGTGTACATGCCCACCATGACCTTGATGTTCCTGTTCGCCCTGGGCCTGGCCTGGGGGCTGGACCGCTTCATCGCAAGCCATGACGGCTACCGCTTCTTCTGGCACCCGGCGCTGCTGCGCCTGAGCCTGTTCGTCTGCCTGTTCGGCGCCCTGGCGCTGTCGCTCTACTGGTGA
- a CDS encoding FUSC family protein has translation MSSSSLPLRWLHSLEWRRGFFAWARTDGVTWVYIFKVLAAAFITLWLAMRLELPQPRTAMITVFIVMQPQSGHVFAKSFYRVLGTLAGSAMMVALIAIFPQNTELFLPSLALWVGLCSAGAMRYRTFRAYGFVLAGYTAAMIGLPVLQHPDQAFMAAVWRVLEIALGILVSTFVSAAILPQSASAAMRNALYQRFGTFAGVVVEALRGDSQRDRYETSNVRFVAEAVGLESLRNVTAFEDPHMRRRSGRLVRMNSEFMAITTRFNALHRLLERLRARGPLQIVGAIEPGLATLAELLEPYVGRALTDADALRLALELGTYKEGLQAQVRALRAEYLATGPSEADLLDFHTAFELLYRFVDEMFSYAETHASLAAHTHEREQWDEPYVAQTSWLVSLAAGVRASAVLLLLGSYWLLSDWPSGAMMTLIATVTVGLSAASPNPKRMAFQMACGTAIGAFVGFFETFFVFPWIDGFPLLCMVLAPVFVLGAFLASRPAYAGYGLGLLVFFAIGSVPNNLTVYDPYSFINDYIGMVIGMFVCAAAGAIILPPNSRWLWSRLEQALREQVLFAISGRLRGLGSAFESRTRDLLHQAYGLAAGQPKVQSELMGWMFTVLEIGHAVIELRKEQARAPVHPAYAESQPWRQAIRVMGRALARLFLQPSASNHERALVAVDHAISRVQATDEPFARHFDTSVLRRAQSYLHFIRTSLLDPQSPLAPAKGLHHAP, from the coding sequence ATGAGCAGTTCAAGCCTGCCCCTGCGCTGGCTGCACAGCCTGGAATGGCGCCGGGGCTTCTTTGCCTGGGCGCGCACCGACGGCGTCACCTGGGTGTATATCTTCAAGGTGCTGGCCGCCGCCTTCATCACCCTGTGGCTGGCCATGCGCCTTGAGCTGCCGCAGCCGCGCACGGCGATGATCACCGTGTTCATCGTGATGCAGCCGCAAAGCGGCCATGTGTTCGCCAAGAGTTTCTACCGGGTGCTCGGCACCTTGGCAGGTTCTGCGATGATGGTGGCGCTGATCGCGATCTTCCCGCAGAACACCGAGCTGTTCTTGCCCAGCCTGGCGCTGTGGGTGGGCCTGTGCTCGGCCGGTGCCATGCGCTACCGCACCTTCCGCGCCTATGGCTTCGTGCTGGCCGGCTACACCGCGGCGATGATCGGCTTGCCGGTGCTGCAACACCCCGACCAGGCGTTCATGGCGGCCGTGTGGCGGGTGCTGGAAATTGCCCTGGGCATTCTGGTGTCGACCTTCGTCAGCGCGGCGATACTGCCGCAGTCGGCCAGTGCCGCCATGCGCAACGCCCTGTACCAGCGCTTCGGCACCTTCGCCGGGGTGGTGGTGGAAGCCCTGCGCGGCGACAGCCAGCGTGACCGCTACGAAACCAGCAACGTACGTTTCGTGGCCGAAGCCGTGGGCCTTGAAAGCCTGCGCAACGTCACCGCCTTCGAAGACCCGCACATGCGCCGGCGCTCTGGCCGGCTGGTGCGCATGAACAGCGAGTTCATGGCCATCACCACCCGTTTCAACGCCCTGCACCGCCTGCTGGAGCGCCTGCGCGCACGCGGCCCCTTGCAGATTGTCGGCGCCATCGAGCCGGGCCTGGCAACCCTTGCCGAATTGCTCGAGCCCTACGTGGGCCGGGCGCTGACCGATGCCGACGCACTGCGCCTGGCGCTGGAGCTGGGCACCTACAAGGAAGGCCTGCAAGCCCAGGTGCGCGCCCTGCGCGCCGAGTACCTGGCCACCGGGCCCAGCGAAGCCGACCTGCTGGATTTCCACACCGCCTTCGAGCTGCTGTACCGCTTCGTTGACGAGATGTTCAGCTACGCCGAAACCCACGCCTCCCTTGCCGCCCATACCCATGAGCGCGAGCAGTGGGACGAGCCCTATGTGGCCCAGACCAGCTGGCTGGTGTCGCTGGCCGCCGGGGTGCGGGCGTCTGCGGTGCTGTTGTTGCTGGGCAGCTACTGGCTGCTCAGCGACTGGCCCAGCGGCGCCATGATGACCCTGATTGCCACGGTCACCGTGGGCCTGTCGGCGGCCTCGCCGAACCCTAAGCGCATGGCGTTCCAGATGGCCTGCGGCACCGCCATCGGCGCCTTCGTCGGGTTCTTCGAGACCTTCTTCGTATTCCCCTGGATCGACGGTTTCCCGCTGCTGTGCATGGTGCTGGCGCCGGTGTTCGTGCTCGGTGCATTCCTTGCCTCGCGCCCGGCCTACGCCGGCTACGGCCTGGGCCTGCTGGTGTTCTTCGCCATCGGCTCGGTGCCCAACAACCTGACGGTGTACGACCCCTACAGCTTCATCAACGACTACATCGGCATGGTCATCGGCATGTTCGTCTGCGCCGCCGCCGGGGCGATCATCCTGCCGCCGAACAGCCGCTGGCTGTGGAGCCGCCTTGAGCAAGCGCTGCGCGAGCAGGTGCTGTTTGCCATCAGCGGGCGCCTGCGCGGCCTGGGCTCGGCCTTCGAAAGCCGCACCCGCGACCTGCTGCACCAGGCCTATGGCCTGGCCGCCGGCCAGCCGAAGGTGCAGAGCGAGCTGATGGGCTGGATGTTCACGGTGCTGGAGATTGGCCACGCGGTGATCGAGCTGCGCAAGGAGCAGGCCCGCGCGCCGGTGCACCCGGCCTACGCCGAAAGCCAGCCGTGGCGCCAGGCCATCCGCGTCATGGGCCGGGCGCTGGCGCGCTTGTTCCTGCAGCCCAGCGCCAGCAACCACGAACGCGCCCTGGTGGCGGTGGATCACGCCATCAGCCGCGTGCAGGCCACCGACGAGCCCTTCGCCCGGCACTTCGACACCTCGGTGCTGCGCCGGGCGCAGAGCTACCTGCATTTCATCCGCACCTCGTTGCTCGACCCCCAGTCGCCACTGGCCCCGGCCAAAGGACTGCACCATGCCCCGTGA